In a genomic window of Pedobacter sp. KBS0701:
- a CDS encoding lytic transglycosylase domain-containing protein produces the protein MIKKLLFASICTCLGYVSSSSAQQTLKLDSLPKIHNNIFINTDTVAVPVVSENPLTMGQNFIYKLRLDSIAKTVPLPYNEYVQQYIDIYAKRKDMFGKMIGLSSYYFPIFDKALKDYNIPQEIKYLTIVESQMNPHAISRVGATGIWQFMFGTGKAYGLKMDNFVDERKDPIQASYAAAAYFRDAFEELGDWLLAIAAYNCGKGNVNRAIDKAGSRDFWVIRQFLPKETRNYVPAFIAAVYVMNYSHKHQIMAQASSMFLKTDTVQTTRFVSLSTLAKVLNVDEAAIMALNPSYKKKIVNGTDDEPKRIVMPKLRDVDYAGIYDVLNNQEVDVSMKVVAASTDDVRDLRKKKTKSIATSAVVYYKVTSGQSLTTVADKYGVEVQDLRVWNGLKSKTLVPGQRLKIYAKNRTPLKAPSSFLSYKVKTGDTLSEIAEKFDGATVQSIRRDNRLSKAGLQVGMILKISKG, from the coding sequence ATGATTAAAAAATTACTTTTTGCTTCAATTTGTACTTGTTTAGGATACGTTTCTTCCTCTTCCGCGCAACAAACACTCAAACTGGATAGCCTTCCGAAGATTCATAACAACATCTTTATCAATACCGATACTGTAGCGGTACCGGTTGTTTCTGAAAACCCATTAACTATGGGGCAGAACTTTATCTATAAGCTCAGGCTAGATTCTATCGCTAAAACAGTACCCCTTCCATACAACGAATACGTTCAGCAGTACATCGATATTTATGCCAAACGTAAAGATATGTTCGGTAAAATGATCGGCTTATCAAGCTATTACTTCCCGATTTTTGATAAGGCCTTAAAGGATTATAACATTCCGCAGGAAATAAAATATTTAACTATCGTCGAATCGCAGATGAATCCGCATGCTATTTCGAGAGTAGGGGCAACGGGTATCTGGCAGTTTATGTTTGGCACTGGTAAGGCCTATGGGCTAAAGATGGACAATTTTGTAGATGAACGCAAAGATCCGATCCAGGCCAGTTATGCTGCGGCAGCATATTTTAGAGATGCTTTTGAAGAGCTTGGTGATTGGCTGTTGGCCATTGCCGCATATAATTGCGGAAAGGGAAATGTGAACCGGGCTATCGATAAAGCGGGATCGAGGGATTTTTGGGTAATCAGACAGTTTTTGCCTAAGGAAACCAGAAATTACGTGCCCGCATTTATTGCCGCGGTATATGTGATGAACTATTCGCACAAGCATCAGATTATGGCGCAGGCATCGAGCATGTTCCTGAAAACCGATACCGTTCAAACCACTCGTTTTGTTTCGTTGTCCACGCTTGCAAAAGTGTTAAATGTTGATGAAGCAGCGATTATGGCCTTAAACCCATCGTATAAGAAAAAGATTGTAAATGGGACAGATGATGAGCCGAAGCGGATTGTAATGCCCAAATTGAGGGATGTTGATTATGCCGGTATTTACGACGTACTAAACAACCAGGAAGTGGATGTAAGCATGAAAGTGGTGGCCGCGAGTACTGATGATGTAAGAGATTTAAGAAAGAAAAAAACTAAAAGTATAGCTACATCGGCTGTGGTGTATTATAAAGTTACTTCAGGACAGAGTTTAACAACTGTTGCCGACAAATATGGTGTAGAGGTACAGGATTTAAGAGTTTGGAATGGTTTAAAAAGCAAAACCTTAGTGCCAGGACAAAGACTAAAGATCTATGCCAAAAACCGTACACCATTAAAAGCACCATCATCATTTTTAAGTTACAAAGTAAAAACGGGCGATACCTTATCGGAAATTGCGGAGAAATTTGACGGTGCAACTGTTCAAAGCATCAGAAGAGATAACCGTTTATCAAAAGCAGGTTTGCAGGTTGGGATGATCTTGAAAATTAGCAAGGGATAG
- the gatA gene encoding Asp-tRNA(Asn)/Glu-tRNA(Gln) amidotransferase subunit GatA gives MKKYSSLKEIQTLISQKQLTLPDLLAYYFKQIEYNEHLNAFNEVFFLSAEVQAKAVQQKIEEGTAGKLAGMVIGIKDNICYEGHIVTASSKMLEGFVSPYSSTVVQRLLQEDAVIIGRLNCDEFAMGGSNETSYYGVAKNAANPELVPGGSSGGSAVAVQADMCLSALGTDTGGSVRQPAAFCGQIGLKPTYGRISRYGVIAYASSFDQVGPITSSVEDAALLLQVLAGADDYDSTVSPAAVPDYPAHLDERKKQKIAVLRETIESEALDPEIKSAILKSIEQLKADGHSVEYVSFDLLDYLVPAYYILTTAEASSNLSRYDGVHYGHRNMDAKSLNELYKLSRAEGFGEEVKRRILLGTFVLSAGYYDAYYQKAQQVRRLIREKMDVLLQDYDLILSPVAPTAAFKIGDHVQDAIVMYMADIFTVLPSLSGNPAIALPIGNNAAGLPLSIQFTAKHFEEDKLLAFSQAFLS, from the coding sequence TTGAAGAAATACAGCTCTCTGAAGGAGATTCAAACACTCATTTCGCAAAAGCAATTAACTTTACCCGATTTATTAGCTTATTACTTTAAGCAAATTGAATATAATGAACACCTCAATGCATTTAATGAGGTGTTTTTTTTATCGGCAGAAGTTCAGGCGAAAGCAGTGCAGCAAAAAATAGAAGAAGGCACTGCAGGTAAACTTGCAGGGATGGTAATTGGTATTAAAGATAATATCTGTTATGAAGGCCATATTGTTACCGCATCATCAAAAATGCTAGAAGGCTTCGTATCCCCATATTCTTCTACAGTTGTACAACGTTTGTTACAGGAAGATGCCGTTATTATCGGCCGTTTAAACTGTGATGAATTTGCTATGGGCGGCTCTAATGAAACTTCATACTATGGGGTTGCTAAAAATGCGGCAAATCCCGAACTTGTTCCGGGTGGATCTTCAGGCGGCTCTGCTGTTGCAGTTCAGGCCGATATGTGTTTGTCGGCCCTGGGTACCGATACCGGTGGTTCGGTAAGACAACCAGCTGCTTTTTGCGGACAGATTGGACTTAAACCGACTTATGGCCGCATTTCAAGGTACGGTGTTATTGCTTATGCTTCCTCTTTCGATCAGGTTGGGCCCATTACATCTTCAGTAGAAGATGCTGCTCTGCTCTTACAGGTTTTAGCTGGTGCTGACGATTATGATTCTACAGTTTCTCCAGCTGCAGTACCCGATTATCCTGCTCATTTGGATGAACGTAAAAAACAAAAAATAGCGGTATTAAGGGAAACTATTGAGAGCGAAGCCCTTGATCCCGAAATCAAATCTGCTATTTTAAAATCAATCGAACAGCTTAAGGCTGATGGGCATTCTGTTGAGTATGTTTCTTTTGATCTGTTGGATTATCTGGTTCCGGCTTATTACATTTTAACAACGGCCGAAGCTTCTTCCAATCTTTCGCGTTATGATGGCGTTCATTACGGACATCGTAATATGGATGCGAAATCCCTGAATGAACTTTATAAATTATCCCGCGCCGAAGGTTTTGGCGAAGAAGTAAAACGCCGCATCCTTTTAGGTACTTTTGTTTTAAGTGCAGGATATTACGATGCATATTATCAAAAAGCACAGCAGGTTCGTCGATTGATCAGAGAAAAAATGGACGTTTTGCTTCAGGATTATGATTTGATTCTGTCTCCTGTGGCACCAACAGCAGCTTTTAAAATTGGCGATCATGTTCAGGATGCAATTGTAATGTATATGGCCGATATTTTTACCGTATTACCTTCTTTAAGCGGGAATCCGGCAATTGCTTTACCAATAGGCAATAATGCGGCAGGTTTACCGTTAAGTATACAATTTACAGCCAAACATTTTGAGGAAGACAAGCTTCTGGCTTTTTCTCAGGCATTTTTATCATAG
- a CDS encoding twin-arginine translocase TatA/TatE family subunit, whose product MLNTTIAAMLGTPEIIIIAVVVLLLFGGKKIPELMRGLGKGVKEFKDGKDGVDGEQVDPSNRDKTV is encoded by the coding sequence ATGTTAAATACAACAATAGCAGCAATGCTTGGAACACCAGAAATTATCATTATTGCGGTAGTGGTATTGTTATTATTTGGTGGTAAAAAAATTCCTGAACTGATGAGAGGTTTAGGTAAAGGTGTTAAAGAATTTAAAGATGGTAAAGATGGCGTTGACGGAGAACAAGTAGATCCATCTAACCGCGATAAAACTGTTTAA
- a CDS encoding twin-arginine translocase TatA/TatE family subunit yields the protein MYQGTLLEFLNMGGSEIVLILVVVLLLFGGKKLPELARGLGKGIREFKDASDGVKREIHRNINAMDLDKEEAEETAVNTHSQRHHPTEESPVDEKVESSVPHIDLAKPTDEKIVTDKEKV from the coding sequence ATGTATCAAGGCACGTTATTAGAGTTTTTAAATATGGGTGGATCGGAGATCGTGCTCATTTTAGTGGTAGTTCTATTGTTGTTCGGAGGTAAAAAATTACCTGAACTGGCAAGAGGACTGGGGAAAGGGATCAGAGAATTTAAAGATGCCTCTGATGGTGTGAAGCGTGAAATTCACAGAAATATTAATGCTATGGACTTAGATAAAGAAGAAGCGGAAGAAACAGCTGTAAATACCCATAGTCAACGTCATCACCCAACAGAAGAATCGCCTGTTGATGAAAAAGTTGAGTCAAGTGTGCCACATATCGATTTGGCAAAGCCTACGGATGAGAAAATTGTAACTGACAAAGAAAAAGTTTAA
- a CDS encoding murein hydrolase activator EnvC, with protein MKLQKLLFILFLSVLTLSAVAQTESQLRRKKEAIQREIEQLQKNLNKTASGKKLTIQQINTINAQIRLRQDKIGTINSEIKNLDNQISQNTNTVHTLQGQLGDLKKEYAGMIRFAQRNRNSYDKMMFIFAAKDFNQAYKRIKYLQQFSQYRKKQAGYIENTQQDLNGKIKVLDKTLREKSDLLKEQERERERLSKDKSKQSVELNKLSKDEKQFKQDITSRKKQQAQIDRAISAAIQRAIEEARRKAAEEARRKAAEEARIAAAKAKAENKPAPTAPATPTAKAKSTGELLTATPEAARLSAGFENNRGRLPWPVATGTITERFGMHKIDQASYTNDGVDITTTDGAAVRAVFAGKVAAVQVMMGRTVVLINHGEYFTVYQNLKSVSVSVGNSVDTKQTIGVVANTGDDAVLKFQIRRGQAALNPEAWISK; from the coding sequence ATGAAGCTACAAAAACTCCTATTTATCCTTTTTTTAAGCGTGTTAACACTTTCGGCTGTTGCACAAACTGAAAGTCAGCTCAGAAGGAAAAAAGAAGCTATACAACGCGAAATCGAACAGCTTCAGAAGAATTTGAATAAAACTGCCAGTGGTAAAAAGCTTACTATACAGCAGATTAATACTATAAATGCTCAGATTAGGTTGCGCCAGGATAAAATTGGGACCATTAACTCTGAAATAAAAAATCTGGATAACCAAATCTCTCAGAACACAAATACCGTACATACATTACAAGGTCAGTTAGGAGATCTTAAAAAAGAGTATGCAGGCATGATCCGATTTGCCCAGCGCAACAGAAATTCGTACGATAAAATGATGTTCATTTTTGCAGCGAAGGATTTTAACCAGGCATATAAAAGGATCAAATATTTACAGCAGTTTAGTCAATACCGTAAAAAACAGGCCGGATATATTGAAAATACCCAGCAAGATCTGAACGGTAAAATTAAAGTGCTGGATAAAACACTTAGAGAAAAAAGTGATCTGTTGAAGGAACAGGAAAGAGAGCGTGAGCGTTTAAGCAAAGATAAAAGTAAGCAATCAGTAGAATTAAACAAACTGAGCAAGGACGAAAAACAGTTTAAACAGGATATCACCAGTCGTAAAAAACAACAGGCTCAGATAGACAGGGCCATTAGTGCTGCAATTCAGCGGGCAATTGAAGAAGCGAGAAGGAAGGCCGCAGAAGAGGCAAGAAGGAAAGCAGCTGAAGAAGCAAGAATTGCGGCAGCAAAAGCCAAGGCAGAAAATAAACCTGCACCAACAGCTCCTGCTACCCCTACAGCTAAAGCAAAATCGACTGGGGAATTGCTTACCGCAACTCCGGAAGCGGCAAGGTTATCGGCGGGCTTTGAAAATAACAGGGGTAGGTTACCCTGGCCGGTAGCAACAGGTACCATAACCGAAAGGTTTGGTATGCATAAGATAGATCAGGCAAGTTATACCAACGATGGTGTAGATATTACTACAACAGATGGGGCGGCGGTTAGAGCGGTATTTGCAGGTAAAGTTGCTGCTGTTCAGGTAATGATGGGAAGAACGGTAGTTTTGATCAACCACGGTGAATACTTTACGGTTTATCAGAATTTAAAATCGGTTAGTGTGAGCGTGGGTAATTCTGTTGATACCAAACAAACCATTGGGGTTGTAGCCAATACTGGTGATGATGCTGTGCTGAAGTTTCAGATCAGAAGAGGGCAGGCAGCTTTAAATCCGGAAGCCTGGATCAGTAAATAA